A stretch of the Sphingomonas sp. CL5.1 genome encodes the following:
- the dnaK gene encoding molecular chaperone DnaK, which produces MAKVIGIDLGTTNSCVSVMEGGKPKVIENAEGARTTPSIVAFAKDGERLIGQPAKRQAVTNPDNTIFAVKRLIGRRYDDPVTKKDTELVPYKIARGPNGDAWVEAGGKDYSPSQISAFILQKMKETAESYLGETVTQAVITVPAYFNDAQRQATKDAGQIAGLEVLRIINEPTAAALAYGLEKQDGKTIAVYDLGGGTFDISILEIGDGVFEVKSTNGDTFLGGEDFDAKVVEYLAEGFKKDEGIDLTKDKLALQRLKEAAEKAKIELSSAQTTEVNLPFITADQNGPKHLVKTITRADLERLVEPLIDRTLEPCRKALADAGVKASDIAEVVLVGGQTRMPKVREVVKSFFGKEPHTGVNPDEVVAMGAAIQAGVLQGDVKDVLLLDVTPLSLGIETLGGVFTRMIDRNTTIPTKKSQTYSTADDNQQAVTIRVFQGEREMAADNKLLGQFDLVGIPPAPRGVPQIEVTFDIDANGIVNVSAKDKGTGKEQQIRIQASGGLSDADIDQMVRDAEQFAEEDKKRKAAAEAKNNAESLIHTTERQLADNGDKVDESLKGEIQSAIDAAKAAVEGGDADAMNEKSQALAQVAMKLGQAIYEKQQQAEASPAAGAAAGSEAGGDDVVDAEFSEVDDNKA; this is translated from the coding sequence GCGGCTGATCGGCCAGCCGGCGAAGCGCCAGGCCGTCACCAACCCGGACAACACGATCTTCGCGGTGAAGCGCCTGATCGGCCGCCGCTACGACGACCCAGTGACGAAGAAGGACACCGAACTGGTTCCGTACAAGATCGCGCGCGGGCCGAACGGCGACGCGTGGGTCGAGGCCGGCGGCAAGGATTACAGCCCGTCGCAGATTTCCGCCTTCATCCTCCAGAAGATGAAGGAAACCGCCGAATCGTATCTCGGCGAAACCGTGACGCAGGCCGTCATCACCGTTCCCGCCTACTTCAACGACGCCCAGCGTCAGGCCACCAAGGACGCTGGCCAGATCGCGGGCCTCGAGGTGCTGCGCATCATCAACGAGCCGACCGCGGCCGCGCTGGCCTATGGCCTGGAGAAGCAGGACGGCAAGACGATCGCGGTCTATGACCTCGGCGGCGGCACGTTCGACATCTCGATCCTCGAGATCGGCGACGGCGTGTTCGAGGTGAAGTCGACCAACGGCGACACCTTCCTCGGCGGCGAGGATTTCGACGCCAAGGTCGTCGAATATCTCGCCGAAGGCTTCAAGAAGGACGAGGGTATCGACCTCACCAAGGACAAGCTGGCGCTCCAGCGGCTGAAGGAAGCCGCCGAAAAGGCGAAGATCGAGCTGTCCTCGGCGCAGACCACCGAGGTCAACCTGCCCTTCATCACCGCCGACCAGAACGGGCCGAAGCATCTCGTCAAGACGATCACCCGCGCCGATCTGGAGCGGCTGGTCGAACCGCTGATCGATCGCACGCTGGAGCCGTGCCGCAAGGCGCTGGCGGACGCGGGCGTCAAGGCCAGCGATATCGCCGAGGTCGTGCTCGTCGGCGGTCAGACCCGCATGCCCAAGGTCCGCGAGGTGGTGAAGAGCTTCTTCGGGAAGGAGCCGCACACCGGCGTCAACCCGGACGAGGTGGTCGCGATGGGCGCCGCCATCCAGGCCGGCGTGCTGCAGGGCGACGTGAAGGACGTGCTGCTGCTCGACGTGACCCCGCTGTCGCTGGGCATCGAAACGCTGGGCGGTGTCTTCACCCGCATGATCGACCGCAACACCACGATCCCGACCAAGAAGTCGCAGACCTATTCCACCGCTGACGACAATCAGCAGGCGGTGACGATCCGCGTCTTCCAGGGCGAGCGCGAGATGGCGGCGGACAACAAGCTGCTCGGCCAGTTCGATCTGGTCGGCATCCCCCCCGCCCCGCGCGGCGTGCCGCAGATCGAGGTGACGTTCGACATCGACGCCAACGGCATCGTCAACGTCTCCGCGAAGGACAAGGGCACCGGCAAGGAGCAGCAGATCCGCATCCAGGCCTCGGGCGGCCTCAGCGACGCCGACATCGACCAGATGGTGCGCGACGCGGAGCAGTTCGCGGAGGAGGACAAGAAGCGCAAGGCGGCGGCCGAGGCGAAGAACAACGCCGAAAGCCTGATCCACACCACCGAGCGCCAGCTTGCCGACAATGGCGACAAGGTCGACGAGAGCCTGAAGGGCGAGATCCAGTCGGCGATCGACGCGGCCAAGGCGGCCGTCGAGGGCGGCGACGCGGATGCGATGAACGAGAAGAGCCAGGCGCTCGCGCAGGTCGCGATGAAGCTCGGCCAGGCGATCTACGAGAAGCAGCAGCAGGCGGAAGCTTCCCCCGCCGCCGGTGCGGCTGCTGGCTCGGAAGCCGGCGGTGACGATGTTGTCGACGCCGAATTCTCGGAAGTGGACGACAACAAGGCGTGA
- the dnaJ gene encoding molecular chaperone DnaJ — protein MTEVDYYELLEVERGADATTIKSAYRKLAMKYHPDKNGGCKENEAKFKAVNEAYDCLKDPQKRAAYDRFGHAAFQNGGGGGAHDFAGFSDIFESVFGEFMGGGRGGRAQPRRGADLRYDMEISLEEAFHGKTAEITIDVTATCETCHGSGARPGTHAHTCSTCAGHGKVRAQQGFFVVERACPVCGGSGQVIDDPCRDCRGDGRVERTRTLSVNIPAGVDEGTRVRMSGEGEAGPRGAPPGDLYIFLHVKRHAIFEREGTTLFARAPISFTTAALGGTLSIPGLDGRTHELKIPAGIQSGKQLRQRGAGMPVLQGRGHGDLVIQIDVETPTRLSTRQRELLEMFRETETGEECPEAQGFFARLKNAFAGD, from the coding sequence ATGACTGAAGTAGATTATTACGAGCTTCTGGAAGTAGAGCGCGGGGCCGACGCCACCACGATCAAATCGGCTTATCGCAAGCTCGCGATGAAATACCACCCGGACAAGAACGGCGGGTGCAAGGAAAACGAGGCGAAGTTCAAGGCGGTCAACGAGGCTTATGACTGCCTGAAAGACCCGCAGAAGCGCGCGGCCTATGATCGCTTCGGCCATGCCGCCTTCCAGAACGGCGGCGGCGGCGGGGCGCATGATTTCGCCGGCTTCTCCGACATTTTCGAGAGCGTGTTCGGCGAGTTCATGGGCGGCGGCCGTGGCGGCCGCGCGCAGCCCAGGCGCGGCGCCGACCTGCGTTACGACATGGAGATCTCGCTGGAGGAAGCCTTTCACGGCAAGACCGCCGAGATCACCATCGACGTCACCGCCACCTGCGAGACCTGCCACGGCAGCGGTGCGCGCCCCGGGACCCACGCCCACACCTGCTCCACCTGCGCCGGTCACGGCAAGGTGCGTGCGCAACAGGGCTTCTTCGTGGTCGAGCGCGCCTGCCCGGTATGTGGCGGCTCCGGGCAGGTGATCGACGACCCCTGCCGCGATTGTCGCGGCGACGGGCGGGTCGAGCGCACGAGGACGCTCAGCGTAAACATCCCCGCCGGCGTCGACGAGGGTACGCGCGTGCGCATGTCGGGCGAAGGCGAAGCCGGCCCGCGCGGCGCGCCGCCGGGCGATCTCTACATCTTCCTCCATGTGAAGCGGCACGCGATCTTCGAGCGCGAGGGCACCACCCTGTTCGCGCGCGCGCCGATCAGCTTCACCACCGCCGCGCTGGGCGGCACGCTCTCCATCCCTGGCCTCGACGGGCGAACGCACGAGCTGAAAATCCCCGCCGGCATCCAGTCCGGCAAGCAATTGCGCCAGCGCGGCGCGGGGATGCCGGTGCTGCAGGGGCGCGGTCACGGCGATCTCGTCATCCAGATCGACGTGGAGACGCCCACGCGCCTCTCCACGCGCCAGCGCGAGTTGCTGGAGATGTTCCGCGAGACGGAGACGGGCGAGGAATGCCCCGAAGCGCAGGGGTTCTTCGCCCGGCTCAAGAATGCTTTTGCGGGGGATTGA